The Miltoncostaea oceani genome includes a region encoding these proteins:
- a CDS encoding glycosyltransferase — protein sequence MSLRVLCLSNMWPGPADPDYGAFVEDMCRALTDRGMTVDPVVIDTRAHGALRTPAKYGGLLARAARHARRADVIYAHYLFPTAAVAAAAGRAAGIPWVVTAHGQDVRNLDRPAVRRATAGPLRGAAEVIAVSEHLAGGLRDSGLELPPLSVIDMGVDTDRFRPGDRDVARAWLGLPAGVPLVLSVGGLTERKNPLGLLQAFARVRAARPDAVLAMVGDGPLAAAVDSGARRLGVADALVRPGALPHAEVADWMAACDVLAIVSRVEPLGVAALEAMASGRPVVATREGGTREVVPDPAAGRVVDPLDPVAVGAAILELLDDPPDPAACRAAAEAHALPVQAGRVAEILTRVAEAARP from the coding sequence ATGAGCCTCCGCGTCCTCTGCCTCAGCAACATGTGGCCGGGGCCCGCGGACCCGGACTACGGGGCGTTCGTCGAGGACATGTGCCGCGCGCTGACCGACCGCGGCATGACCGTCGACCCCGTCGTGATCGACACCCGCGCGCACGGAGCCCTGCGCACCCCCGCCAAGTACGGGGGGCTGCTGGCGCGGGCCGCCCGCCACGCCCGGCGGGCCGACGTGATCTACGCCCACTACCTGTTCCCGACGGCCGCGGTGGCGGCGGCGGCGGGGCGGGCGGCCGGGATCCCCTGGGTCGTCACCGCCCACGGCCAGGACGTCCGCAACCTCGACCGGCCCGCGGTCCGCCGCGCCACGGCGGGTCCCCTGCGGGGCGCCGCGGAGGTGATCGCCGTCAGCGAGCACCTCGCCGGCGGCCTGCGCGACTCCGGCCTCGAGCTGCCACCGCTGAGCGTCATCGACATGGGCGTCGACACCGACCGCTTCCGCCCCGGCGACCGGGACGTCGCGCGGGCCTGGCTCGGCCTGCCGGCCGGGGTGCCGCTGGTGCTGAGCGTCGGCGGGCTCACGGAGCGCAAGAACCCCCTGGGGCTGCTGCAGGCGTTCGCGCGGGTGCGGGCCGCCCGCCCCGACGCGGTCCTCGCGATGGTCGGCGACGGACCCCTCGCCGCCGCGGTCGACTCGGGCGCCCGGCGCCTCGGCGTCGCCGACGCCCTCGTACGTCCCGGGGCGCTCCCCCACGCCGAGGTCGCCGACTGGATGGCGGCCTGCGACGTCCTCGCGATCGTCAGCCGCGTGGAGCCCCTCGGCGTCGCGGCCCTGGAGGCCATGGCCAGCGGCCGGCCGGTGGTCGCCACCCGGGAGGGCGGCACCCGCGAGGTCGTCCCCGACCCCGCCGCCGGGCGCGTGGTGGACCCCCTCGACCCCGTCGCGGTCGGCGCCGCCATCCTCGAACTGCTGGACGACCCGCCCGACCCCGCCGCCTGCCGCGCCGCCGCCGAGGCGCACGCGCTGCCGGTGCAGGCGGGACGGGTCGCGGAGATCCTCACCCGCGTCGCGGAGGCCGCCCGCCCCTGA